The following proteins are encoded in a genomic region of Struthio camelus isolate bStrCam1 chromosome 3, bStrCam1.hap1, whole genome shotgun sequence:
- the NEK2 gene encoding serine/threonine-protein kinase Nek2 isoform X2 has translation MTEAEKQMLVSEVNLLRELKHPNIVRYYDRIIDRSSTTLYIVMEYCDGGDLASLIARCTKERRYLEENFVLRVLAQLTLALKECHRRSDGAVTVHRDLKPANVFLDSKQNVKLGDFGLARILHHDTSFAKTFVGTPYYMSPEQMNRMSYNEKSDIWSLGCLLYELCALSPPFRAYNQKELAEKIREGKFRRIPYRYSEQLNELLKEMLNLKDYCRPSVENILQHPLIADLVAEEQKKNSDKRGQRSVEPERLQHSGAAVNELKLKEQHLQEREQAIKEREQRLEQRERELCVRERLAEDKLARAENLMKNYNFCKEQRTLACADGTDDVVLLPFSANKKKVHFGSEENAVCPVNLENYPLSKGKGRDLKKRLYAANLRAQALCELEKNYQLKSRQILGMR, from the exons ATGACAGAGGCAGAGAAGCAGATGCTTGTTTCGGAAGTGAATTTGCTCCGTGAGCTGAAGCACCCGAACATCGTCCGCTATTACGATCGCATCATCGACCGGAGCAGCACGACCCTGTACATCGTGATGGAGTACTGTGACGGGGGTGACCTGGCCAGCCTCATCGCACGGTGCACGAAGGAAAG ACGTTACTTGGAAGAAAACTTTGTTCTCCGTGTACTGGCTCAATTGACGTTGGCCTTGAAGGAATGTCACAGACGGAGCGATGGTGCAGTCACTGTGCACCGTGACCTAAAGCCAGCAAATGTCTTTCTAGACAGCAAGCAGAATGTGAAACTCGGAGATTTTGGTCTGGCTAGAATATTGCACCATGATACCAGCTTTGCCAAAACGTTTGTTGGAACCCCGTATTATATGTCGCCA gaacaaATGAACCGCATGTCATACAATGAAAAATCTGACATATGGTCTCTAGGTTGTCTCCTGTATGAGTTATGTGCCCTCTC GCCTCCATTTAGAGCTTACAACCAAAAGGAGTTGGCAGAAAAGATAAGGGAAGGGAAGTTCAGACGAATACCATATCGCTACTCAGAGCAGCTGAATGAACTTCTCAAAGAGATGCTGAACTTAAAG GATTATTGCCGACCCTCTGTTGAAAACATTCTACAGCACCCCTTAATAGCGGACTTGgtggcagaagaacaaaaaaagaattctgaTAAGAGAGGTCAGCGATCAGTggagccagagaggctgcagcatTCAGGAGCTGCTGTGAATGAGCTGAAACTGAAGGAACAACACTTACAGGAGAGAGAACAAGCcattaaagagagagagcaaCGTTTGGAGC AGAGAGAACGGGAGCTTTGTGTTCGAGAGAGACTGGCAGAGGACAAACTTGCTAG agctgaaaaccTGATGAAGAACTACAACTTCTGCAAAGAGCAGAGGACTTTAGCGTGTGCAGATGGTACAG ATGATGTGGTCCTGCTCCCCTTttctgcaaacaagaaaaaagtccACTTTGGAAGTGAAGAGAATGCTGTGTGTCCTGTTAATCTGGAAAACTATCCTCTTTCAAAAGGGAAAGGCCGTGATCTCAAAAAACGTCTATATGCTGCAAATCTACGTGCTCAAGCACTGtgtgaactggaaaaaaactATCAGCTGAAGAGCAGACAAATCTTGGGCATGCGCTGA
- the NEK2 gene encoding serine/threonine-protein kinase Nek2 isoform X1: MGGRGGAFKRGRCRGPARLGGGRVCAVMPSRPEDYEVLLTIGAGSYGKCRKVRRKADGKVLVWKELDYGSMTEAEKQMLVSEVNLLRELKHPNIVRYYDRIIDRSSTTLYIVMEYCDGGDLASLIARCTKERRYLEENFVLRVLAQLTLALKECHRRSDGAVTVHRDLKPANVFLDSKQNVKLGDFGLARILHHDTSFAKTFVGTPYYMSPEQMNRMSYNEKSDIWSLGCLLYELCALSPPFRAYNQKELAEKIREGKFRRIPYRYSEQLNELLKEMLNLKDYCRPSVENILQHPLIADLVAEEQKKNSDKRGQRSVEPERLQHSGAAVNELKLKEQHLQEREQAIKEREQRLEQRERELCVRERLAEDKLARAENLMKNYNFCKEQRTLACADGTDDVVLLPFSANKKKVHFGSEENAVCPVNLENYPLSKGKGRDLKKRLYAANLRAQALCELEKNYQLKSRQILGMR, translated from the exons atgggcgggaggggcggcgcGTTTAAACGCGGCAGGTGCCgaggcccggctcggctcggcgggggCCGCGTCTGCGCCGTcatgcccagccgccccgaggaCTACGAGGTGCTGCTCACCATCGGCGCCGGCTCCTACGGCAAGTGCCGCAAGGTGCGCCGCAAGGCTGACGGCaag gtctTAGTTTGGAAGGAGCTCGACTACGGCTCCATGACAGAGGCAGAGAAGCAGATGCTTGTTTCGGAAGTGAATTTGCTCCGTGAGCTGAAGCACCCGAACATCGTCCGCTATTACGATCGCATCATCGACCGGAGCAGCACGACCCTGTACATCGTGATGGAGTACTGTGACGGGGGTGACCTGGCCAGCCTCATCGCACGGTGCACGAAGGAAAG ACGTTACTTGGAAGAAAACTTTGTTCTCCGTGTACTGGCTCAATTGACGTTGGCCTTGAAGGAATGTCACAGACGGAGCGATGGTGCAGTCACTGTGCACCGTGACCTAAAGCCAGCAAATGTCTTTCTAGACAGCAAGCAGAATGTGAAACTCGGAGATTTTGGTCTGGCTAGAATATTGCACCATGATACCAGCTTTGCCAAAACGTTTGTTGGAACCCCGTATTATATGTCGCCA gaacaaATGAACCGCATGTCATACAATGAAAAATCTGACATATGGTCTCTAGGTTGTCTCCTGTATGAGTTATGTGCCCTCTC GCCTCCATTTAGAGCTTACAACCAAAAGGAGTTGGCAGAAAAGATAAGGGAAGGGAAGTTCAGACGAATACCATATCGCTACTCAGAGCAGCTGAATGAACTTCTCAAAGAGATGCTGAACTTAAAG GATTATTGCCGACCCTCTGTTGAAAACATTCTACAGCACCCCTTAATAGCGGACTTGgtggcagaagaacaaaaaaagaattctgaTAAGAGAGGTCAGCGATCAGTggagccagagaggctgcagcatTCAGGAGCTGCTGTGAATGAGCTGAAACTGAAGGAACAACACTTACAGGAGAGAGAACAAGCcattaaagagagagagcaaCGTTTGGAGC AGAGAGAACGGGAGCTTTGTGTTCGAGAGAGACTGGCAGAGGACAAACTTGCTAG agctgaaaaccTGATGAAGAACTACAACTTCTGCAAAGAGCAGAGGACTTTAGCGTGTGCAGATGGTACAG ATGATGTGGTCCTGCTCCCCTTttctgcaaacaagaaaaaagtccACTTTGGAAGTGAAGAGAATGCTGTGTGTCCTGTTAATCTGGAAAACTATCCTCTTTCAAAAGGGAAAGGCCGTGATCTCAAAAAACGTCTATATGCTGCAAATCTACGTGCTCAAGCACTGtgtgaactggaaaaaaactATCAGCTGAAGAGCAGACAAATCTTGGGCATGCGCTGA